From one Eucalyptus grandis isolate ANBG69807.140 chromosome 9, ASM1654582v1, whole genome shotgun sequence genomic stretch:
- the LOC120286095 gene encoding uncharacterized protein LOC120286095: MEKLLRPYDKEHMKLAMLKHEETFREQVYELHRLYRIQKALMKNSKSSSSSIHGEGLHLEKSNYIYSHNSNPLPSSKMGVDLEQLARVYNNAESEGLVGVNSEILDERD; the protein is encoded by the exons ATGGAGAAGCTTCTGAGGCCATATGATAAAGAACACATGAAGTTGGCAATGTTAAAGCATGAAGAGACATTCAGAGAGCAG GTTTATGAACTTCATCGTCTATACCGGATCCAGAAGGCATTGATGAAGAACTCtaagagcagcagcagcagcatccaTGGAGAAGGGCTACACCTGGAGAAATCGAATTACATTTATAGTCACAATTCTAATCCTCTTCCAAGTTCAAAGATGGGTGTCGACCTTGAACAGCTGGCCCGAGTATACAACAATGCCGAATCGGAGGGATTAGTCGGAGTTAACTCGGAGATTTTAGACGAGCGAGATTGA